The Thermoflavifilum sp. genome contains a region encoding:
- a CDS encoding DUF3810 domain-containing protein, producing MNKPKSCNASTLRRLPWARWQMYAFFLWLCLIVLGWIAWLLIPDYRRFWIHGFAPQWWKIQRMLTGWISFSVGDLGYIGLMLWGLWQVFAFIRDWMKHGMHLQTWGRPLLRMAVVISLMYGWFQLGWGFAYLLPRVQQSFQLPLQPYSDAELRELAQWLASATNAYYVPIKPDAKKQPVLYFREYIAPGAVKAYAQLHQQGWLAPYRHASLKPSLFRAAMNYMGIEGYYNPFTGEAQVNTDIPPVLLPFVTCHEIAHQMGFAQEYAANFVGFLAATHAADSLFRYSAYLDMLLYACNSLRHSREQGDSLFLHRIWEHLLPGVKQDIHRIYAYEQAYAGPADRLMMHVYDAFLKANHQRRGIHSYQQVIALLIQYRRQLRVRA from the coding sequence ATGAATAAACCTAAATCCTGTAATGCTTCAACGCTCCGGCGATTGCCGTGGGCTCGATGGCAAATGTATGCCTTTTTCTTGTGGCTGTGCCTGATTGTACTGGGGTGGATAGCCTGGCTGCTTATTCCCGATTATCGCAGGTTCTGGATACATGGTTTTGCGCCACAATGGTGGAAGATCCAGCGTATGCTTACGGGCTGGATATCTTTTAGTGTGGGCGACTTAGGCTATATCGGACTCATGCTCTGGGGGCTATGGCAGGTATTTGCTTTCATACGCGACTGGATGAAACATGGCATGCATCTCCAGACCTGGGGCAGGCCGCTCTTACGTATGGCAGTGGTGATAAGCCTGATGTATGGCTGGTTTCAGCTGGGTTGGGGATTTGCCTATCTATTACCACGTGTACAACAATCCTTTCAGTTGCCACTACAACCTTATAGCGACGCCGAATTGCGGGAGCTTGCACAATGGCTGGCATCTGCAACCAACGCATATTACGTGCCGATCAAGCCGGATGCAAAAAAACAGCCTGTCTTGTATTTCCGCGAGTATATTGCGCCCGGAGCCGTAAAAGCTTATGCTCAATTGCATCAGCAAGGATGGTTAGCGCCCTACCGTCATGCTTCGCTTAAGCCGTCCTTGTTCCGGGCTGCCATGAATTATATGGGCATTGAAGGATATTACAATCCTTTTACCGGTGAAGCGCAGGTGAATACCGATATCCCACCCGTGTTGCTGCCATTTGTAACCTGTCACGAAATAGCCCATCAAATGGGCTTTGCACAGGAATATGCTGCCAATTTCGTTGGTTTTCTTGCGGCTACCCATGCAGCCGATAGCCTGTTTCGTTATTCAGCCTATCTGGACATGCTGCTATATGCTTGCAACAGCCTGCGCCATTCCAGAGAGCAGGGCGATAGCCTGTTTTTACATCGAATCTGGGAACATTTATTACCCGGCGTCAAGCAGGACATCCATCGTATTTATGCTTATGAACAGGCATACGCGGGTCCGGCTGATAGGCTGATGATGCATGTGTACGATGCGTTTTTAAAAGCCAATCACCAGCGCCGGGGTATTCATAGCTATCAACAGGTGATTGCATTGCTCATCCAGTATCGCAGACAACTCAGGGTACGCGCGTGA
- a CDS encoding ATP-binding protein yields MSHTVLGYQLMGLDLQFQFQQGFGFWATIFSFLVGVSLIFYIYLRFPQNTLVRLYLLLGLTGILWQLNDLLTHLSANVQTASFFDRLTSMGWNFIGPVCLHFVWYYTRFFHRHRAPHVLLLLYLPSFFLLSLYQMDLYPHVFTYIPSWGWVKDISKPWVSVIQLSWISLLVWVATWNMIRYTIAVRHHPVQFKQALLITLAVSMPAIAGVIVQFLIPLLWHTPSYPVTSSFMTVSVCCTFIALKKYQLFQPRDLIEEELVMSEVPVLVCCVMPNGFAAYLNNYGQYVLGISGASSASRPFHQLFKAADARHLQHLLEAHDQALAGKESNLPDIALHTPSGIRQMHFAVRPLINNGRIIATLWVGKDITDLRQMQVELMRKEYLLSEAQQLAHLGNWEWNVADNRMVWSDEMYRIYGCRSDEKITLARFMELIDEADRVRVKRLFKKALSSRKGFSFYHQTMVNGKDKVIFVKGYIGQTQDGTINRVYGIAQDVTERIEKEKLLEKQNRELEKVNQELDRFIYSISHDLRSPIASMMGIVQLCEEETDPQVNKHHFSMLRESLKRLDHFITDVMHYSNNARMPVNKSPIIWSSLVEEVINSIPAVYHRDVDIHFEYVEQTDEFYSDAYRIKTILQKLLFNAVLHKHPERNKNEVFLLVQANDQQCTLVIEDKGMGIDHTVQSRIFEMFYRANSKVPGSGLGLYIVKEMLNKLEGEITVHSEPGVGTRFALTIPNQKNLVIT; encoded by the coding sequence ATGAGCCATACAGTTTTAGGTTATCAGCTTATGGGGTTGGATCTACAATTTCAATTTCAACAGGGATTTGGCTTCTGGGCAACCATATTTTCTTTCCTGGTTGGGGTTTCTTTAATCTTCTACATTTATTTACGTTTTCCGCAAAATACACTCGTCAGGCTTTATCTGCTGCTGGGCTTGACGGGCATATTATGGCAGTTGAACGATTTGCTCACCCATCTGAGTGCAAATGTGCAAACGGCCAGCTTTTTTGATCGGCTTACCAGTATGGGTTGGAATTTTATTGGTCCGGTATGCTTGCATTTTGTGTGGTATTATACGCGTTTTTTTCATCGGCATCGGGCGCCGCATGTATTGCTATTGTTGTATTTGCCATCATTTTTCCTGCTCAGTTTGTATCAGATGGATCTTTATCCGCATGTATTTACATACATCCCTTCATGGGGCTGGGTGAAGGATATCAGCAAGCCCTGGGTTTCAGTTATCCAGCTGAGCTGGATATCCTTGCTGGTATGGGTAGCAACCTGGAACATGATTCGCTATACCATAGCGGTGAGGCATCATCCCGTACAGTTCAAGCAAGCCCTGTTGATCACCCTTGCGGTGAGCATGCCTGCAATCGCCGGTGTGATTGTGCAGTTTCTGATTCCATTGTTGTGGCATACCCCCAGTTATCCGGTTACTTCGAGCTTCATGACGGTATCGGTATGCTGTACATTTATCGCCCTGAAAAAATATCAATTGTTTCAGCCCAGGGATTTGATCGAAGAAGAACTGGTGATGTCGGAGGTGCCTGTACTGGTTTGTTGTGTCATGCCTAATGGTTTTGCGGCCTATTTGAATAATTATGGGCAATATGTATTAGGCATAAGTGGTGCTTCATCGGCATCCCGGCCATTTCATCAACTCTTTAAAGCTGCTGATGCTCGTCATTTGCAGCATCTGCTGGAAGCTCATGATCAAGCGCTGGCAGGTAAAGAATCTAACCTGCCTGATATTGCCTTACATACTCCATCGGGCATCAGACAGATGCATTTCGCTGTACGCCCGCTGATCAATAACGGTCGGATTATTGCCACACTCTGGGTGGGAAAAGATATCACAGACCTGCGACAGATGCAGGTGGAGCTGATGCGAAAGGAATATTTGCTCAGTGAAGCCCAGCAACTCGCACATCTTGGAAACTGGGAATGGAATGTTGCCGATAACCGGATGGTCTGGTCTGATGAAATGTATCGGATTTATGGTTGCAGGTCTGATGAAAAAATCACTTTAGCACGGTTTATGGAGTTGATCGATGAAGCAGACCGCGTGCGAGTCAAACGTTTGTTTAAGAAAGCGCTGTCGTCCAGAAAAGGGTTTAGCTTTTACCATCAAACCATGGTAAATGGAAAAGATAAGGTGATTTTTGTAAAAGGTTATATCGGCCAGACACAGGATGGAACTATCAATCGTGTATATGGCATTGCCCAGGATGTAACGGAGCGGATTGAAAAGGAAAAGTTGCTGGAAAAACAAAACCGCGAACTGGAAAAAGTAAATCAGGAACTGGATCGCTTCATTTATAGCATATCGCACGATTTGCGCTCCCCTATTGCTTCTATGATGGGTATTGTGCAATTATGCGAGGAAGAAACCGATCCGCAGGTAAACAAGCATCATTTCAGCATGCTTCGGGAATCCCTCAAACGGCTGGATCATTTTATCACCGATGTCATGCATTATTCTAACAATGCAAGGATGCCGGTCAATAAGTCGCCCATCATCTGGTCATCGCTCGTAGAAGAGGTCATCAACAGCATACCGGCCGTTTATCATCGAGATGTGGACATACATTTTGAATATGTAGAACAAACCGATGAATTTTATTCTGATGCATATCGGATCAAAACCATTTTGCAGAAGCTGCTTTTTAATGCCGTTCTGCACAAGCATCCGGAGCGTAATAAAAACGAGGTTTTTCTGTTAGTACAGGCAAATGATCAGCAATGCACGCTGGTTATCGAAGATAAGGGAATGGGTATTGATCATACCGTACAAAGTCGTATTTTTGAAATGTTTTACCGGGCCAACAGTAAGGTGCCAGGTTCAGGTCTTGGCCTGTATATCGTCAAAGAAATGCTGAACAAGCTGGAAGGCGAAATTACCGTACATTCTGAACCTGGCGTGGGCACCCGGTTTGCGTTAACCATTCCTAACCAGAAAAACCTTGTGATCACATGA
- a CDS encoding glycoside hydrolase family 3 C-terminal domain-containing protein translates to MLYPKSHLQWSCFFARLIQRIFQACMLGMISCYPLWVNAQQKLNASTWQQIVHQMTLDEKVHTVVGMGIYLPPAAMEQLRRALHDTSMLHNFHFPPMDTNALKIPEKVPGAAGRTYAHARWGIPSLTFSDGPAGVRINPIRNNDSSHTYYATAFPVATLLASSWDTGCVYAVGQAMGNEVKNYGIDVLLGPGMNIQRNPLCGRNFEYYSEDPVITGQMAAAMVSGIQSNGVGACIKHFACNNQETNRNSIDVIVSERALREIYLRGFEIAVRQAQPWTVMSSYNKINGTYTSERHDLLTTVLRDEWGFQGMVMTDWFGGKDAVAQMQAGNDLLMPGTPLQMQAIEQAVRKGELDTNVLNRNVENVLRLVLKSPTFHHIAYSDHPDLQAHARVARWAATQGMVLLKNQGDALPLSSKIHQVALFGTSAYHLIPGGTGSGTVHAPYTISLAQGLHDAGFKLDTNLQNTYQHYIHAHNPTPKNPMAALFGAPPIPEMPVSAEAIAKAATRNDVAILSIGRESGEGADRHITDDFELSDTEQAIISEVCRAFHAAHKPVIVVLNIGGVIETASWREKPDAILLAWQPGEEGGHAIADVLTGKVNPSGRLAVTFPVKYADEPSAQNFPGTPPEHPEKVVYQEGIYVGYRYFHTFHVPVAYPFGYGLSYTSFQYGKPQLKEGPHAHSWELSVVVTNTGKRAGKEVVQLYIHAPASQLDKPAIELKKFTKTKLLAPGESETLHFVFTPDDLSSFDPERSAWIADAGTYTVYLAKNAEQMIASVQLSLPEAIITEKVHRVLQPQEQIQELHPER, encoded by the coding sequence ATGCTTTACCCGAAATCACATCTGCAATGGTCATGCTTCTTTGCCCGACTGATTCAGCGCATCTTTCAGGCCTGTATGCTGGGCATGATCAGTTGCTATCCGTTGTGGGTTAATGCCCAGCAAAAATTAAACGCTTCAACATGGCAACAGATTGTGCACCAGATGACGCTCGATGAAAAAGTGCACACGGTTGTGGGGATGGGGATCTATTTGCCGCCTGCCGCCATGGAACAGTTGCGCCGCGCCCTACACGATACCAGCATGCTGCACAATTTTCATTTCCCTCCCATGGATACAAATGCCTTAAAAATCCCGGAAAAAGTACCCGGTGCGGCCGGGCGAACTTATGCGCATGCGCGATGGGGTATTCCTTCACTTACATTTTCCGATGGCCCTGCCGGCGTACGCATCAATCCGATTCGCAATAACGATAGCAGCCATACGTATTATGCCACAGCCTTTCCAGTAGCTACCCTGCTGGCTTCCAGCTGGGATACTGGCTGCGTATATGCCGTAGGACAGGCAATGGGAAATGAAGTAAAAAATTATGGTATTGATGTGTTGCTCGGCCCCGGTATGAATATCCAGCGTAATCCCCTCTGCGGGCGCAATTTTGAATATTATTCCGAAGATCCCGTCATTACCGGACAAATGGCGGCTGCAATGGTTTCAGGTATTCAATCCAACGGCGTAGGCGCCTGTATCAAACATTTTGCCTGTAATAATCAGGAAACCAATCGCAATTCCATCGATGTAATCGTGAGTGAGCGGGCCCTGCGCGAGATTTACCTGCGTGGTTTTGAAATTGCCGTCAGGCAGGCACAACCCTGGACGGTGATGAGCTCTTACAATAAAATCAATGGCACCTATACTTCGGAACGACACGACCTGTTGACAACCGTTTTGCGCGATGAATGGGGCTTTCAGGGCATGGTGATGACCGACTGGTTTGGGGGAAAAGATGCTGTGGCACAGATGCAGGCGGGGAATGACCTGTTGATGCCCGGTACACCCCTGCAAATGCAGGCTATTGAACAGGCTGTACGCAAAGGCGAACTCGATACCAATGTGCTTAACCGCAACGTAGAAAATGTACTGCGATTGGTGTTGAAATCGCCTACCTTCCACCACATAGCTTATTCGGATCATCCCGATCTTCAGGCACATGCGCGTGTTGCCCGATGGGCGGCCACACAGGGCATGGTGTTGTTGAAAAATCAGGGTGATGCCCTGCCATTATCTTCAAAAATCCATCAGGTAGCTTTATTCGGTACATCGGCCTATCATCTCATCCCCGGCGGCACCGGAAGCGGTACTGTACATGCACCTTACACCATTTCGCTGGCACAGGGACTGCACGATGCCGGCTTTAAACTGGATACCAACCTGCAAAACACCTATCAACACTATATCCATGCCCACAATCCCACTCCAAAAAATCCTATGGCTGCCTTGTTTGGCGCTCCCCCCATTCCGGAAATGCCTGTCTCAGCCGAAGCAATCGCAAAAGCAGCCACAAGAAATGATGTGGCTATCCTATCCATCGGACGCGAATCGGGCGAAGGTGCCGATCGACATATCACCGATGATTTCGAACTATCGGACACCGAACAGGCAATAATTTCAGAAGTTTGTCGTGCATTTCATGCGGCCCATAAACCCGTTATAGTGGTATTGAATATTGGCGGAGTGATTGAAACGGCTTCGTGGCGCGAGAAACCCGATGCCATCCTGCTTGCCTGGCAGCCCGGCGAGGAAGGTGGACACGCCATTGCAGATGTGCTGACCGGCAAAGTGAATCCCTCTGGCCGACTGGCTGTGACTTTCCCGGTAAAATATGCAGATGAACCTTCTGCTCAAAACTTTCCGGGCACGCCTCCCGAACATCCAGAAAAGGTTGTATATCAGGAAGGCATTTATGTGGGTTACCGGTATTTCCATACTTTTCACGTGCCTGTAGCTTATCCGTTTGGCTATGGACTATCGTACACCAGCTTCCAGTATGGTAAACCCCAGCTTAAAGAGGGACCCCATGCGCATAGCTGGGAATTGAGTGTCGTGGTGACTAATACCGGCAAACGCGCCGGCAAAGAAGTCGTGCAACTGTATATTCATGCCCCGGCATCGCAACTGGACAAACCAGCAATTGAATTAAAAAAATTTACTAAAACAAAGCTGCTTGCGCCCGGAGAGTCTGAAACCCTGCACTTTGTGTTCACACCCGATGACCTGAGCTCCTTTGATCCGGAACGCTCGGCCTGGATAGCCGATGCCGGCACCTATACCGTTTACCTGGCTAAAAATGCCGAGCAGATGATTGCATCCGTACAGCTGAGCCTGCCCGAAGCCATCATCACCGAAAAGGTGCATCGCGTATTGCAGCCACAAGAACAAATTCAGGAATTACATCCTGAACGTTGA
- the pfkA gene encoding 6-phosphofructokinase, producing the protein MSKVKNIAVLTSGGDAPGMNAAIRAIVRTGNYFQLNVYGVMYGYRGLINGDIMKMDSRSVANIIQRGGTILKTARCKEFFGYEGRQRAYEQLKKYQIDGLIVIGGDGTFKGADTFSKEFDIPCIGLPGTIDKDIDGTDFTIGFDTAVNTAVRAIDKIRDTAEAHDRLFIVEVMGRDAGYIALHSGIATGAEHVLLPERPTKIQDIINELQANERRKKLVNIIVVAEGDESGGANEVARAIKEQLPHFDTRVCILGHIQRGGSPTCMDRVIASRLGYAAVQALMEGKHHNCMIGIVNNQLHYTPLEKAVKATQGIDSEWFQMIRILAS; encoded by the coding sequence ATGAGTAAAGTAAAGAATATTGCTGTTCTCACTTCTGGTGGTGATGCACCGGGCATGAATGCTGCGATTCGGGCTATCGTCAGAACCGGAAATTATTTTCAGCTCAATGTGTATGGCGTGATGTACGGCTATCGTGGCCTGATCAATGGCGATATCATGAAAATGGATTCCCGTTCGGTAGCCAATATCATTCAACGTGGGGGTACCATATTGAAAACCGCTCGCTGTAAGGAATTTTTCGGCTATGAAGGCCGTCAAAGGGCATACGAGCAATTAAAAAAATACCAGATCGATGGCCTGATTGTTATTGGTGGTGATGGGACGTTTAAAGGAGCCGATACATTCAGCAAAGAATTTGATATTCCCTGCATTGGTTTGCCGGGCACGATAGATAAGGATATCGACGGTACGGATTTCACCATTGGTTTTGATACGGCTGTGAACACGGCTGTACGCGCCATCGATAAAATTCGTGATACGGCCGAAGCACACGACCGTTTGTTTATTGTGGAAGTTATGGGTCGGGATGCTGGCTATATTGCCCTGCACAGTGGTATTGCCACCGGTGCAGAGCATGTGTTGTTGCCTGAGCGACCCACAAAAATTCAGGACATCATCAACGAACTTCAGGCCAATGAGCGTCGTAAAAAGCTGGTCAATATCATCGTTGTGGCTGAAGGCGATGAATCAGGCGGTGCCAATGAGGTAGCCCGCGCCATCAAAGAGCAGCTGCCACATTTTGATACGCGGGTGTGTATCCTTGGACATATTCAACGGGGCGGATCGCCCACCTGCATGGACCGCGTGATTGCCAGCAGATTGGGTTATGCTGCCGTGCAGGCCTTGATGGAAGGTAAACATCATAATTGCATGATCGGCATTGTGAATAATCAACTGCATTACACACCGCTGGAAAAAGCCGTAAAAGCCACACAGGGCATAGATTCGGAATGGTTTCAGATGATTCGCATATTAGCCAGTTAA
- a CDS encoding HAD family phosphatase has product MNIENIIFDLGGVLIDWNPRYLFKKIFSTEEEMEYFLNHVATSEWNAEQDAGRSLQEGTAWLIERFPQYSDAIRAYYERWEEMLGGEIKATIDIFYRLKAMRTYRLYALTNWSAETFIIARQRFAFLQDFDGIVVSGEEKTRKPFLDIYQRLIDRFQILPERSLFIDDVPENIEGAKQAGLHTCLFVSPDVLEQQLTAMGILKG; this is encoded by the coding sequence ATGAATATCGAAAATATCATCTTCGACTTAGGTGGCGTACTCATTGATTGGAATCCGCGTTATCTGTTTAAAAAAATCTTTTCCACTGAAGAGGAAATGGAATATTTCCTCAACCATGTGGCCACTTCCGAATGGAATGCCGAGCAGGATGCCGGCCGTTCACTACAGGAAGGAACGGCATGGCTTATCGAGCGCTTTCCACAATATAGCGACGCCATCCGGGCTTATTATGAGCGATGGGAAGAAATGCTGGGCGGAGAAATAAAAGCAACAATAGATATATTTTATCGCCTGAAAGCCATGCGCACTTATCGGTTGTACGCGCTCACCAACTGGTCGGCCGAAACATTTATCATCGCCCGACAGCGCTTTGCTTTCCTGCAAGATTTTGATGGAATTGTAGTTTCAGGCGAAGAAAAAACCCGAAAACCCTTTCTGGATATTTATCAGCGACTGATCGATCGTTTCCAGATTCTTCCCGAACGCAGCTTGTTTATTGACGATGTACCAGAAAATATTGAAGGTGCAAAACAGGCGGGCCTGCACACCTGTTTGTTTGTTTCGCCAGATGTACTCGAACAACAACTGACTGCCATGGGCATTTTAAAGGGATAA
- the pyk gene encoding pyruvate kinase encodes MSDISKYLHKQMDHRAAKQHSTHKTKIVATVGPACNTYDQLLALVKAGVNVFRLNFSHGTYEDKLEVIRHVRRINESEPYNIALLADLQGPKLRIGDIENNHLEVNPGDILTFTNEKCIGTREKIYVSYPDFHKDVKVGHKILIDDGKIETRVVEITADNLVKAKVIIGGVLSSKKGINLPDTKSTLPCLTEKDLQDLDFIIEQQLDWVALSFVRSVNDIIILRNKLKEKNSPIKIIAKIEKPEAVNNIREIILESDGIMIARGDLGVELPVEQIPMIQKNIIRKCIHRAKPVIVATQMMESMIERSKPNRSEITDVANAVLEGADAVMLSAETATGKHPVLVVETMKKIIEEVEKEDIIYNRNLIPQPHSPSFLSDALCYNACRIAEDVKADALIGMTQSGYTGFMLSSYRPKAPLYVFTKVPSLVNQLSLSWGVRAFYYAEEESVDSIIFDQIQILKERGFISSGDVVVNTGSIPVHEHLPTNMLKITRVP; translated from the coding sequence ATGTCTGACATTTCCAAATATCTCCACAAACAAATGGATCATCGTGCTGCCAAGCAGCATTCCACGCATAAAACCAAAATTGTTGCCACCGTAGGCCCGGCTTGTAACACCTACGACCAGCTGCTGGCGCTGGTGAAAGCCGGTGTAAACGTATTCCGGCTCAATTTTTCACATGGCACTTACGAAGATAAACTTGAGGTTATTCGCCATGTGCGTCGTATCAATGAATCAGAACCGTATAACATTGCCTTACTGGCCGATTTGCAGGGACCTAAGCTCCGAATCGGCGATATCGAAAATAATCATCTTGAAGTCAATCCGGGGGATATCCTCACCTTCACCAATGAAAAATGTATAGGCACGCGCGAAAAAATTTATGTATCCTATCCCGATTTTCACAAGGATGTGAAGGTGGGTCATAAAATCCTCATCGATGACGGAAAAATAGAAACCCGTGTGGTGGAAATTACGGCCGATAATCTGGTGAAAGCTAAGGTTATTATCGGGGGTGTGCTTTCATCTAAAAAAGGCATCAACCTGCCCGATACCAAAAGCACTTTGCCATGCCTCACCGAGAAAGATTTGCAGGACCTGGATTTTATTATTGAACAACAATTAGACTGGGTAGCACTTTCGTTTGTACGCAGTGTAAACGATATCATCATCCTGCGGAATAAATTGAAAGAAAAAAACAGTCCGATTAAGATCATTGCCAAGATTGAAAAGCCAGAGGCGGTAAATAATATCCGGGAAATCATTCTCGAATCGGATGGTATTATGATTGCCCGGGGCGATCTGGGTGTGGAATTGCCGGTGGAGCAGATTCCGATGATTCAGAAAAACATCATTCGCAAGTGTATCCATCGGGCAAAGCCCGTCATTGTAGCCACGCAGATGATGGAAAGCATGATTGAACGTTCCAAACCCAATCGCAGTGAGATTACCGATGTAGCCAATGCCGTGCTGGAAGGAGCCGATGCCGTGATGCTAAGTGCAGAAACCGCCACAGGAAAACATCCTGTACTGGTTGTGGAAACGATGAAAAAAATTATTGAAGAAGTAGAGAAAGAAGATATCATTTACAACCGCAACCTCATCCCCCAACCTCATTCGCCTTCGTTTTTGAGCGATGCACTTTGTTACAATGCCTGCCGGATTGCCGAGGATGTGAAGGCCGATGCATTGATTGGCATGACGCAAAGCGGATACACCGGATTCATGCTCTCCAGCTACAGGCCAAAGGCTCCCCTGTATGTATTCACCAAAGTGCCTTCGCTGGTCAATCAGCTGAGCCTGAGCTGGGGTGTACGTGCATTTTATTATGCAGAAGAAGAAAGTGTGGATTCCATCATTTTCGATCAGATTCAAATCTTAAAAGAACGCGGCTTCATTTCTTCGGGCGATGTGGTGGTGAATACGGGCAGTATTCCTGTACATGAACATTTGCCCACGAATATGCTTAAAATCACGCGCGTACCCTGA
- a CDS encoding response regulator yields MNAAAKYHLIMIVDDNYIDRYVAESCLKKLQVCEQVLSLESGSEALQYLQTHLSSPASVPEIILLDIRMPGMDGFEFLEAFGKLPAAIREHCEIVMLSSTIDPYDLERIKQHESVKRFINKPFSKEAALSL; encoded by the coding sequence ATGAATGCCGCAGCCAAGTATCATCTTATTATGATTGTAGATGATAATTATATTGATCGATACGTGGCCGAGTCCTGTTTAAAAAAACTTCAGGTATGCGAACAGGTTTTATCATTAGAATCAGGATCTGAAGCCCTGCAATATCTACAAACTCATCTCTCCTCCCCTGCATCTGTACCCGAAATTATTTTGCTTGACATTCGCATGCCGGGCATGGACGGCTTTGAATTTCTGGAAGCTTTCGGCAAATTACCCGCTGCCATTCGGGAGCATTGCGAAATTGTAATGCTTTCCAGCACCATTGATCCGTATGACCTGGAGCGCATCAAGCAGCATGAAAGCGTGAAACGGTTTATCAACAAGCCTTTCAGTAAGGAGGCGGCTTTATCCCTTTAA
- a CDS encoding SDR family oxidoreductase, with product MRILLTGANGLLGQHILARVAAHPAHEWIATGKGPCRFSCNEPIVYESLDITDREAVRALWNRYRPDAIIHAAAMTHVDACEQQKATCWQINVEGTHHLIEAARATSSFFLLVSTDFIFNGEAGPYTEEDVPEPVNYYGLSKLCAEQLVRASGLPWAIARTVLVYGNIPGREKSNIVHWIVQQLQQGHSIRMVDDQWRTPTWAADLAEGCWQIVSQQACGVFHLAGPDMLTPYAMAQQIAEVWHLPAELIQPVNSLSFQQPARRPPRTGLIIQKAIQQLHYQPHAFTESLHIIHKQLNQT from the coding sequence ATGCGCATACTTCTTACTGGTGCTAATGGCTTGCTGGGGCAGCATATACTTGCGCGGGTGGCGGCGCACCCCGCACACGAATGGATTGCCACAGGTAAAGGTCCATGTCGATTTTCGTGTAATGAACCTATCGTTTATGAATCACTCGATATTACGGATCGGGAGGCCGTCCGGGCATTATGGAATCGTTACAGGCCAGATGCGATAATTCACGCTGCAGCGATGACCCATGTGGATGCGTGTGAGCAACAAAAAGCCACCTGCTGGCAAATCAATGTGGAAGGCACCCATCATTTGATAGAGGCTGCCCGGGCTACCAGTAGCTTTTTTCTGCTTGTCTCTACGGATTTTATTTTCAATGGTGAAGCAGGCCCGTATACGGAAGAAGATGTACCGGAGCCTGTAAATTATTACGGCCTGTCAAAGCTCTGTGCTGAGCAACTGGTACGGGCCAGTGGTTTACCCTGGGCTATTGCCCGAACCGTGCTGGTGTATGGAAATATACCGGGCCGGGAAAAAAGCAATATCGTGCACTGGATCGTGCAACAGCTCCAGCAGGGCCACTCCATCCGCATGGTCGATGATCAATGGCGAACGCCCACCTGGGCCGCCGATCTGGCCGAAGGCTGCTGGCAGATTGTATCGCAACAAGCATGCGGCGTTTTTCATCTGGCAGGCCCCGATATGCTTACCCCATACGCTATGGCACAGCAGATTGCCGAAGTATGGCATCTGCCCGCCGAACTCATCCAGCCGGTTAATAGCCTCAGCTTTCAGCAGCCGGCCCGCAGGCCGCCCCGCACCGGACTCATCATCCAGAAGGCCATCCAGCAACTCCACTACCAACCGCATGCATTTACCGAAAGTTTGCACATCATCCATAAACAGCTCAATCAAACATGA